A genomic window from Algoriphagus sp. Y33 includes:
- a CDS encoding alpha/beta hydrolase → MPFFSEHLVFQKSTVSEIIENGGTGQYPALMTSETSLPTHTIFRPQNIEAFGGVHKLPIIAWGNGACYDSPWEHVNFLNEIASHGFLVVAIGTMPKQTDIRSKSQKLLDAIDWAIAQNNDPNSPYYQKIDTDHIAVSGMSCGGLQTIEVADDPRITTVGIFNSGVLGNPGGGMAGMPKVSKEQLQRIKVPTLYLLGGESDIAYGNGMDDFSRINHIPVFVGNLDVGHGGTYGQPHGGEFARVALNWYQWQLKGDVEAGKLFTGNSPTLAKSAGWVIEKKNMD, encoded by the coding sequence TTGCCTTTCTTTTCAGAACACCTTGTTTTTCAGAAAAGCACTGTAAGCGAAATCATCGAAAATGGAGGTACGGGTCAGTATCCTGCATTGATGACTTCGGAGACCAGCCTGCCCACGCATACAATCTTTAGGCCCCAGAACATCGAGGCTTTTGGCGGAGTACACAAGCTTCCTATTATTGCTTGGGGCAATGGTGCCTGCTACGATTCCCCTTGGGAGCATGTCAACTTCCTGAATGAAATAGCTTCCCATGGTTTTCTTGTCGTCGCAATCGGTACGATGCCCAAACAGACCGATATTCGTTCCAAGTCGCAAAAACTACTGGATGCAATAGATTGGGCCATTGCACAAAATAATGATCCCAACAGCCCCTATTATCAAAAGATCGACACCGACCACATTGCAGTGAGCGGTATGTCTTGCGGAGGCCTGCAGACTATTGAAGTCGCCGATGATCCCAGAATCACCACAGTTGGCATATTCAACAGTGGCGTATTGGGGAATCCCGGAGGTGGAATGGCTGGCATGCCAAAAGTCAGCAAGGAACAATTGCAAAGAATCAAAGTTCCTACCCTCTATTTGCTGGGCGGAGAATCAGACATCGCTTATGGAAATGGAATGGATGATTTTAGCCGTATCAATCATATTCCTGTATTTGTGGGCAATCTGGATGTGGGACATGGGGGCACCTATGGACAGCCACATGGCGGAGAGTTTGCCCGGGTAGCTCTGAACTGGTATCAATGGCAACTTAAAGGAGATGTGGAAGCAGGAAAGCTTTTCACAGGCAATTCTCCGACATTGGCGAAATCTGCAGGCTGGGTAATAGAAAAGAAAAACATGGATTAA